In Peromyscus eremicus chromosome 15, PerEre_H2_v1, whole genome shotgun sequence, a genomic segment contains:
- the Gpr161 gene encoding G-protein coupled receptor 161 — protein sequence MNLNSSLDYRKELSNLTATAAATAAAAEGGEGGVVTEFIAIIIITVFVCLGNLVIVVTLYKKSYLLTLSNKFVFSLTLSNFLLSVLVLPFVVTSSIRREWIFGVVWCNFSALLYLLISAASMLTLGVIAIDRYYAVLYPMVYPMKITGNRAVMALVYIWLHSLIGCLPPLFGWSSVEFDEFKWMCVAAWHREPGYTVFWQIWCALFPFLIMLVCYGFIFRVARVKARKVHCGSVVIVEEDAQRGGRKNSSTSTSSSGSRRNAFQGVVYSANQCKALITILVVIGAFMVTWGPYMVVITSEALWGKNYVSPTLETWATWLSFTSAICHPLIYGLWNKTVRKELLGMCFGDRYYREPFVQRQRTSRLFSISNRITDLGLSPHLTALMAGGQSLGHSSSTGDTGFSYSQDSGTDVMLLEDCASDDNPAPHCTCPPKRRSSVTFEDEVEQIKEAAKNSVLHVKAEVHKSLDSYAASLAKAIEAEAKINLFGEEALPGVLFTARTVPGASFGGRRGSRTLLNQRLPLQSIEEGGILAAEQR from the exons ATGAACCTCAACTCCTCCCTCGACTACAGGAAGGagctgagcaacctcactgctaccgccgccgccaccgccgccgccgccgagggTGGTGAAGGGGGTGTTGTGACCGAGTTCatcgccatcatcatcatcaccgtcTTCGTCTGCCTGGGCAACTTGGTCATTGTCGTCACCTTGTACAAGAAGTCCTACCTCCTTACCCTCAGCAACAAGTTCGTCTTCAGCCTGACCCTGTCCAACTTCCTGCTGTCCGTGCTGGTGCTGCCGTTCGTGGTGACCAGCTCCATCCGCAGGGAATGGATCTTCGGCGTGGTCTGGTGCAACTTCTCTGCTCTCCTCTACCTGCTGATCAGCGCGGCCAGCATGCTCACCCTCGGGGTCATTGCCATCGACCG CTATTACGCTGTCCTGTATCCAATGGTGTACCCCATGAAGATCACAGGGAACCGGGCTGTGATGGCCCTTGTCTACATCTGGCTCCACTCCCTCATTGGCTGCCTGCCGCCCCTATTTGGTTGGTCGTCCGTGGAGTTTGATGAGTTCAAGTGGATGTGTGTGGCTGCGTGGCACCGGGAGCCCGGCTACACTGTCTTCTGGCAGATCTGGTGTGCCCTGTTCCCCTTTCTCATCATGCTAGTATGCTATGGTTTCATCTTCCGTGTGGCCAGGGTCAAGGCCCGGAAAGTGCACTGTGGCTCGGTGGTCATTGTGGAGGAGGATGCccagaggggtgggaggaagaattCCAGtacctccacttcctcctcaggcagcaggaggaaTGCCTTTCAAGGTGTGGTCTATTCAGCCAACCAGTGCAAAGCGCTCATCACCATTCTGGTGGTCATTGGTGCCTTCATGGTCACCTGGGGCCCCTACATGGTTGTCATTACCTCAGAGGCACTCTGGGGGAAGAACTATGTCTCCCCAACCCTGGAGACTTGGGCCACATGGCTGTCCTTTACCAGTGCCATCTGCCACCCTCTCATCTATGGACTCTGGAACAAGACTGTCCGTAAGGAGCTCCTGGGCATGTGCTTTGGGGACCGTTATTACCGGGAACCATTTGTGCAGCGACAGAGGACCTCCAGGCTCTTCAGCATTTCCAACAGGATCACAG ACTTGGGCCTGTCCCCACACCTCACGGCTCTCATGGCAGGCGGACAGTCCCTGGGACACAGCAGCAGCACTGGAGACACGGGCTTCAGCTACTCCCAGGACTCAG GGACAGACGTGATGCTGCTGGAAGACTGTGCTTCTGACGACAACCCTGCCCCCCACTGCACGTGCCCACCTAAGAGAAGGAGCTCCGTGACATTTGAGGACGAAGTAGAACAGATCAAAG AGGCTGCCAAGAACTCTGTTCTTCATGTGAAGGCTGAAGTACACAAATCCTTGGACAGTTACGCAGCCAGCTTGGCTAAAGCCATCGAGGCTGAAGCCAAAATCAACTTATTTGGGGAGGAGGCTTTGCCAGGGGTCTTGTTCACAGCTCGGACCGTCCCAGGGGCTAGCTTCGGGGGGCGCCGAGGCAGCAGGACTCTTTTGAATCAGAGGCTGCCCCTGCAGAGCATTGAGGAAGGGGGCATCTTAGCTGCAGAACAGAGATGA